A single window of Melospiza georgiana isolate bMelGeo1 chromosome 6, bMelGeo1.pri, whole genome shotgun sequence DNA harbors:
- the NKX2-1 gene encoding homeobox protein Nkx-2.1: MSMSPKHTTPFSVSDILSPLEESYKKVGMEASNLGAPLSAYRQSQVSQPAMQQHPMGHNGTVTAAYHMTAAGVPQLSHATMGGYCNGNLGNMSELPPYQDTMRNSASATGWYGTNPDPRFSSISRFMAPSSGMNMGGMGSLGSLGDVSKSMAPLQSTPRRKRRVLFSQAQVYELERRFKQQKYLSAPEREHLASMIHLTPTQVKIWFQNHRYKMKRQAKDKAAQQQMQQENGSCQQQQSPRRVAVPVLVKDGKPCQAGSNTPTAAIQSHQQQAATTITVATNGNSLGQHQSHQTNSAGQSPDMGQHSASPSSLQSQVSSLSHLNSSTSDYGTAMSCSTLLYGRTW, translated from the exons ATGTCGATGAGCCCAAAGCATACGACTCCTTTCTCAGTGTCTGACATCTTGAGTCCTTTGGAGGAAAGCTACAAGAAAGTGGGCATGGAGGCCAGTAACTTGGGGGCTCCCCTGTCAGCCTACAGACAGTCTCAGGTTTCTCAGCCGGCCATGCAGCAGCACCCCATGGGCCACAACGGAACAGTGACTGCCGCCTACCATATGACAGCGGCAGGGGtcccccagctctcccatgCTACGATGGGGGGCTACTGCAATGGGAACCTGGGCAACATGAGCGAGCTGCCGCCTTACCAGGACACCATGAGGAACAGCGCTTCGGCGACAGGATGGTACGGCACCAACCCGGATCCCCGCTTTTCCTCAA TCTCCCGCTTCATGGCGCCGTCCTCGGGCATGAACATGGGAGGCATGGGCAGCCTCGGCTCCCTGGGAGACGTGAGCAAGAGCATGGCCCCGCTCCAGAGCACGCCGCGGAGGAAACGGAGGGTCCTTTTTTCGCAGGCCCAGGTTTACGAGCTGGAGAGACGTTTCAAGCAACAAAAATACCTCTCCGCCCCGGAGAGGGAACATTTAGCCAGCATGATACATCTCACCCCGACTCAGGTCAAAATCTGGTTCCAGAATCACCGCTACAAGATGAAACGCCAGGCCAAAGACAAGGCTGCGCAGCAGCAGATGCAACAGGAGAAcggctcctgccagcagcagcagtctcCCAgaagggtggcagtgccagtgctTGTGAAGGATGGCAAGCCCTGCCAAGCAGGCTCCAACACACCCACAGCAGCTATCCAGAGCCATCAGCAGCAGGCAGCTACAACGATCACGGTGGCTACCAATGGCAACAGCCTCGGACAGCATCAGAGCCACCAGACAAACAGTGCGGGGCAGTCTCCAGACATGGGACAGCACTCGGCCAGCCcttcctctctgcagagccaagTCTCCAGTTTGTCTCACCTAAACTCTTCTACTTCTGACTATGGCACTGCCATGTCTTGCTCCACCTTGCTATACGGTAGGACCTGGTAA